In bacterium, the DNA window AGCAGCGCGGGCTGCGCGCCGGCGGCCAGTGTCAGCACGCGCCCCTGCCCTTGGGCGTCGATGACGGCGATGCCTCCCTCCCCCATGAGCGAGACGCCGGCCGGCAGGTTCAGGCCATGTTCCAGGTAGTGGTCGGGCAAGGCCAGCACCAGGGTTCCGCTGGTGGCCTGGTCGAAGGCCGCGCCCAGGGTGGGCTGGTCGGCGGGCACGCGGATGACCTGGGCCGCCACTTCCACCGGCGGCAGCCAGGCCTCCGCCCAGCCCGCGGCGTTGGCGACCTGGAGACCCGCCCGGAAGATGCCGGGGGTCTGGTAGCTGTGGGTCAGGGTCGGCTCCTGCCCATCCACCAGACCGTCCCCGTCGGCGTCCCAGCGCCAAGTGGCCACGCCGCCCAGGGTCCGCGCGTTCAGGGTGCGCACAAGAGGAAAGGGACCGGCCACCGTGACGGCCTCCAGCGCCAGGATGCTGGGCCGGCCCACGTCGCAGCCCAGGCCCAGGGCGCCCATGTGGTCCTGGCCCAGGCTGTCCAGCCAGCAGGGCGAGGTGGCGGCCAGGTGGAAGTCGCCGGCGCCGTAGTCGCAAAAGTGCGGGTCGGCGTCCAGGTTGCCGTCCTGTTCCAGCAAGGGGGCCAGCGGCCCGACCCAGTCGCCCAGGACGCCGGCGTGGATGGTGGTGCGGGCGACGGCCAGCTCGGTGGGCGGGTTGGCGCCAAGCAGAGGGACGCGCGAGGCCGCCACGATGCAGCGGTCCAGCTCCAATCGCTGCACACGGCGGACCAGGACGTTGGTGGAGGGTGGCGCCGGCCCGCAATCCACCAGGGTGCAGTTGTGCGCCCGGAGAATGCCCCGGTTGCTGCCTCCGGAGCCGGTGGCCAGGTTCCCGCATCGCACCAGAAGACAGGCCTCCAACAGCAGTTCCTCCTCGGCGCAGCTGTTCGTTGCCACCCGCTCGCAGTCCTGCAGGCGGCAGCGGGTCAGGCGGATGGTGCTGCAGTCATCCGTTTCCACATAGGAGAGGCTGTCCAGGTCGCAGTCCTCCAGGATGAGGGTGCTGCCACCCAGGGCAGCGCCCCGCGCCAGGCGGCAGCCGGCCAGCTCCAGTCGGCCCTCCCCACACCTCACCATGGGGCTGTATGTCTGGGTCTCCCGCCGCAACTCCAGCCCTTCCACCCGCGAGGGCAAGGCCTGGTAAGAGGATTGGACCAGTGGCATGTAGTTGTTGATGGAGCGCAGGCGGGCCCCCCGCGGGTGGGCGGCGCGCAGGGTGACGCCGCCGGGCATGTCCAGGCTCGCCGGCAGCCAATAATCTCCGTCGGCCAGCTCCACCACATCGCCGGGCAGGGCGGCGGCCAGGGCCGCGGCGGGGGTGGCGTGATCCTCGGGCACGCGCAGCAGGCGGCCGCCCACGCGCAGCGCCTCCGCCCGGCGCAGCTGGCGCGTGCCCTGGGGACCCGTGGCACTGAGGGTCACGGGCCAAGCCCCGAAGTCGGTAAAGACCGTCTCCACCTCCTGGCCCCAGGCCTCCGGCACGCCGTCGTCGTCCAGGTCCCAGGCCCAGGCATCGGCGTCCCCGCCCGCCCAGGCCCGCAGCCGCACCGACAAGGGCGCCACGCCATAGGTCGGGTCCGCGCTGAACCAGGCCAGGGGGGCGGGGGCCTCGTCCACGGGAGGGAGGGCTCCGGCCAGGACGCCGCAGGCATTGTGCTCGGGCCGGGCCGGCGAGCCCAGGGCCGGCCGGAAATCCTCCAGCATGGGATCGCGCAGGCGCGGATCCCCCCGCCAGTTGCCCGCCACGCTCTCAAATGGTTCCAGCAAGCCGCTCCAATCCAGGTCGAGATCGGTCTTCAAGCCAAGGTTGCCATAGAGGCCGGTGCAAGACACGGCCAGGACCGGAGGCGTCCCCCAGATGCCGCGGGCCACCTCACCCGTGCGGTTCCCCAGCAACAGGCTGCGGGCCAAGCTCAGGTAGGACTGCGCGGCCAGCAGCGAGCGAGCGCTCTCGTTGAAGCAGATGGTGCTTGCCTCCAGCTCCAGGCGCCGGGTGGCGGCGATGAGGCCGCTGGTGGTGGGACTCAGGCTGCGATTGCCCGCCAGCAGGACTCCGCCCAGGCGCAGGGTGTCTCCATACACCAGGCTCCCGGTGGCTTGGTTGCGCAGCAGACGGCCGCCCTCCAGGCGCAGGCGGCCGCTGATCAGGGCTTGGACCTGGTTGTCGGCCAGCTCGCAGTCCACCAGACGCCGCATGCCGTTGCCCAGGTTGAGCAGGGTGGAGGCGGTGGTGTTGCCCATGAAGCGGCACTGCTCGAAGAGGTGGACCCCGCTGCCGGCGATGGCGACCAGGGGGATGCTGTTCCCATCGAACTGGCAGTCCAGGGCCGTCAGGATGGCTCCGCCCGTCGTGTACACAGCGCTGGAGCCGTGGTGGTGGTCTGTCACCCGACACCCCAGCAGGATCAGCTCCCCGTCGTTGCGGATGGCGCTGCCCGTGCTGTTGGTGGATGAGGCGCCGCTGAAGACGCAATCCCTCAGCACGGCCCGGGTGGACGCACCCGCATAGAGGCCTCCGCCTGAGAAGGTTGATCCACACTGCTCGAAGCGGCAGCCCTGCACACGGACCCCCACGCAATTGTTCAACAACAGGCCGCCGCCCGCGCTGGTGCCCACACCGTTCCGCAGCACCAGGCCCTGGACCAGCGTGCCCGGTCCGCGGCCGCTGAGGGTGAGGATGCGCTGCCCGCCGCCGTTCAGCACGGTGTTCAGGGCCTCCGGCTCTTCGCCCATCAAAGTGATGTCGCGCAGGAGGGTCAGGCCGGAGACGGAGTAGACGCCGGGAGCCACCACCACGCTGTCGCCGTCCTGGGCCTGATTCAGCGCCGAGGACAGGGTGGGCACCTGCGAGGGCACGCGCAGGGTGGCGGCGGAGAGGGCGCCGGCCCAGGCCAGCCCCAGAAACAGCGCGGACGGGATGAGGCGCTTCATGGCGAGACTCCTGGTTGGGGTGGCATGCCACATCATGGCCGGCATGGAAGCCAAGCCTATTTCACCAGCAAGAGCTTGCAGGCGGCCTGGCCCTCCTCCGCCTCCAGCACCGCCAGGTAGAGGCCGCTGGCGCAGCGGGAGCCGTCGAAGCGGACCGCATGCCGTCCGGCGGCGTGGGGACCGCTGGCCGGCACCGCCACCTCGCGGCCGGCCAGATCGAAGATGGCCAGGCGCACCGTCTGGGGCCGGGTCAGGACGAAGGCAAGGACGGTGGCCGGATTGAAGGGATTGGGCCAGGCCTCCTCCAGGCGGAAGTCGCCGGCCTGCAAGGCGGGCAGGTGGGAGCGGTCGCAGGGATCGCTCCAGGCGCCCATGGCCCCGCAGGCGCTGGCGGGGGGCAGGCAGGGGCTGGCCGCCAGGAGGCGCAGGTCGCCGCCCGCGGCGTCGCAGTAGAGCGGATCGGCCTCCCGATTGCCGTTCTGGCCCAGCTGGTCGGCCCAGCCGGAGATCCAGTTGCCGGGCTCGTTCCCGAAGAGCGAGGAGCAGGTGATCTGGGGCGCCGGGGTGAGGAGATAGGGTCCGGCCTGCTCCGTCACCAGGCAGTGTTCCAGCCGGGGCGGGGCGCCCGTGAAAAAGAGGGCGGCCGCGCCGATGTCTGCGCTGTTGGCATGGAAGACGCAGTGGCGGAAGAGGAGCAGGCTGTCCACGCTGCCGGCGCCGGCGCCGCCGTAATGGGCCTGGTTGCCGCGCAGCACGCAGCGGGTGAAGACGGCGTTGGACTGCTGGTCGAAGAAGAAGGCCCCGCCCAGCCCGTCGGTGCCCGCTCCCAGCGCGCTGCCGCCGGTCAGGGTCAGGCCCTCCAGGCGCACGCCCCGGCGCAAGGCCGAGCCGCGCAGGCAGCGCCCGGCGCCCTGGGCGTCCAGCACCACGCAGGCGGGGTCCCCTGTCCGGCCGCGCAGGAGGATGCCGTCGGGCAGCTCCAGGCCGGCCACCGGCCAGATGCCGCAGGCCACATCCACCGTGTCCCCCGGCAAGGCGGCGGCCAGGGCCTGGGCCAGGGTGGCGTGGTCCTCGGGCACGCGGCGCAGGCGGGGCAGGCGGCTCTGGATGTAGTCCACCCGGGTCAGGGTGTCCCGGAAATCCCAGTTGAAGACGGTGAGGGTGACGGTCCAGCTCCCCTCCTCGGTGTAGACATGGATGGGATTGGGCGCCGAGCTGTCCCACACGCCATCGCCGTTGAAGTCCCATAACCGGCCGCCCACCTCGCCTGGGGACTGGTCGGTGAACTGGACCGTCAGCGGCGTCAGTCCGTCGCGCGGGGTGGCGCTGAAGGCGGCCTGCAGGTCCGTGCTGAGGCAGCCCAGCGCCATGTCGCCGATGGTGGCCTGGCAGGGATTGGCCGCGGGCAGGCAGGGCGAGGGGGCCGCCACGCGCAGGGTGTCGTGGCTGAGGCTGCAGATGAGGGGATCCAGGGCCAGGTTGCCCGCTTGCCCCTGCCAGGGCAGGAGCTGTCCCGTCCAGTCACCCAGGCCGTTGCCGTGGATGATGGTGCAGGCCACCTCGGCGGGCGGATGGGCGGCCATTACGGCGGGCATGAAGCTGTTGCCCGCCACCACGCATTCCCGCATGGACCAGGGCGAGCGGAAGCGCAGGGCCGCGGTGGATTGGGCGCAGCCCGCCACCACCACGTCCTGCAGGTGGACGGGATGGAGGGCATCCAAGTCCAGCACGGCTTGGCTGAGGGGCTGGGCGGAGGTGATGTGCAGGCTCTCCAGCACCAGGCTGTCCACCTCGGCCAGGATGGCCTGGCCGCCGCCCTGCCAGCGGCAGCGACGCAGGATCAGATTGGGGCCCCGGCTCCAGACACCCCGGTTGCAGTCCGTGAAGCGGCAATCCTCCACGTTAGCGGAGCTTCCCTCCGTCAGGAGCAAGGCGTCGCCCAGGCTGAGGGAGAACCGGCAGTTCCTCACCAGCACCTCCCCATCGGCGTCCAGGCTTTGCCAGCAGCGGATGAAATCGCAATCCACCAGCTCCACGCGGGGGGAACCCAAGGTGCGCAGCCCCAGGCGGGATTCGGTCGGGCCACGGAACTCGCAGCGTTCCACGCGCAGGGAGCAGTTCCTCAACTCCGGTCCGTTGCCGCCGTTGTGCCCCTGGAAAACCAGGTCGCGCAGCAGGATTTCCCGCGAACCAGCCGGGTGGTTGAACAGGTAGGAGGTCGGACTTGAGAGCGTCACGGCGGGGCGGGCGCCCACGGCATTGCGCAGGCCGATGAGCTGCACGCCATCGGGCAGCACTTGGCCGCTGGCATAATAGGTGCCCCCCTGGTACAAGCCCGGCTGGAAGAGGACCACCGTGCCCGGCCCCACCAAGTGCCAGACCGCCGAGAGCCAGGGCTGGGCCAGCGTGAGGCGCAGGGTGTCGGCCCAGACCGTGATGGGCGAATCCAGGCCGGCCACGGCCTGGTTGTGCCCGTCCTCCGCCCGCACCGTGGGCTGGTACTGGCCCTGCGTCAGGTAGAGATGCTCCGCTTGGGGCGCGGTGGTCACCAGGCTGTCCCCGTCCCCGAACTGCCAGGTGTAGAGCGTGGGCTGGCCCAGGGCCTGGGCCTCGAACTGGACGGCATGCGGAGCGAAACCGGCCAGGAGGGCCGCCGCCAGGGACACGCCGAAGCGGACGCGCAGGGGCTGCGCCGCCACCGTCTCATGGCTGAGGCCGCCGCGCGTCACGCGCAGCCGCGGCCGCCAGTCCCCCGCCCGCAGGTAGACATGCGCCGGATGCTGCTCCTGCGAGTCCCAGATCCCGTCATCTTCGAAGTCCCAGGCCCAGGCCTCGGGATCCCCCAGGCTCTCGTCCATGAACTGGACCGCCAGGGGCGCCGCCCCGCCCGCCGCATCCGTCCGGAAGCGGGCCGCCGGCTCGCCCAGGGCGCAGCCCTGGCCGAGCGCCCCCACCCGGCGCCCCTCCGGGTGGTTCCCGGGCAGACAGGGGGAATCCGCCGCCAGGCGGCCGTCTCCCCCCGCGCTGTCGCACAGCCGCGGCGGCTCCGACAGGTTGCCCAGGATCCCCTCGTAGATGGCCACGAAGCCCGTCCAGTCCCCCGCCGGGTTCCCCTCCAGCAGGCTGTGCCGCACCAGGGGCAGGCGGGCCGGGCTGGACAGCTCCAGCGGCGGGGCGTCCTCGTTGCGCGTGAAGAGGCAGGCCTCCACCTGGATCTGGCAGTCCGGCGCCGCCGCCAGGGCCGAACCCAGGGGGGCGCGGTTGTGGGCGAAGGTGCAGGTCCGCACCAGCGGGTTGGCGCCCGCCGCCACCGCCAGCGCCCCGCCCGCCTCGTCGGCCTGGTTGTGCGTGAACACGCAGTCCTCGATGAGGAGCGTGCCGCTGACGACCTGCACGGCCCCGCCCCGGGCCGCCCGGCCATGGCGGAAGTGCAGGCCCCGCACCGTGGCGGCGGCATAGGCCTGGGTGATGGAGAGCAGGCGCTGCTGGCCGTCGCCCGCCAGCACCACGCTCCCCGCCTCCTCCTGGGACGCCAGCACCACGTTGCCGGAAAGGACCAGCCCGCTCTCCCAATAAAGCCCCGGCGCCACCAGCACGCTGTCCCCCATGCCCGACTCCGTCAGGGCCTGGAGGATGGTGGGGACCTCCTGGGGCACGCGCCGCGTGAGGGCGGCCAGCCGGGCGGGCAGGACCAAGCCCAGGACGATGATCAGGCAAAGGAAAGCACGCTTCATGGGACACCTCACTGGACCAGCACCAGCTTGAGGACGGCGACGGCGCCATCCTGCTCCAGGCACAACAGGTAGAGGCCGCTCGCCCAGCCGCGGGGCTCCAGGCGCAGGGTGTGGACCCCCGCCGGCCGCGTCTCGTCCACCAGCAGGGCCACCTGTTGGCCGAGCAGGTTGAAGAGGGACAACCGGACCGGAGCCGGCCGTGGCAGGGTGTAGTGGATGAGGCTGGCCCCGTTGAAGGGATTGGGCGCCGCGGACAGGCCCAGCGCCGCGGGACGCGCCAGCGGCTCCCGCACGGGGCTCTCGCCGCACCAGCCGGCCAGGGCGCCCATCAAACCGCAGAGGGTCTGCTCGGGCCGGCAGGGGGAATCCACGCCCAGGGTGAAGTCCCCATGGCGGGGCGCGCAGAAGAGGGGGTCCGCCGCCAGGTTGCCGTCCTGTCCCTGCCAGGGGGCAAGGCCGGCCCAGTCGCCGTGGGCATTGCCCCAGAGGTCCGTGCAGGTGATGCGCAGACGCTCGTCCGGGCAGGCCAGGGCCCGGCCGCCCGGCGCCCCGGCCACGATGCAGCGCTCAACCGCGCCCCGCTCGCCGCCCGCCCAGGCGGGCAGCGAGACAATGGCGCCCAGGGCACTGGTGGAGTCCTCCGCCAGGGTGCAGGAGCGCAGCCGCGGCCCGGTGCCGTCGAAGAGGGCGGCGCCGTCCGTGCCGGCCTGGTTGCGGGCGAAGAGGCAACCTTCGTACCGGGCGCCCACCGTGCTGTACCAGGGGTCGTTCCAGACGGCGCCGCCCAGCGCCACCGCCTGGTTGCCCAGGAAGCGGCAGGCGCGCAGGGTGGCCGGGCCGTCCAGGGCGAGGGCGCCGCCGCGGACGGCCCGGTTGTCCGTGAAGGCGCAGGCCGTGGCCCAGAGGCTGTCCAGGACATGGATGGCCCCACCCGTCTCCGTCGCCTGGTTGCCGGAGAAGCCGCAGTTCTCCAGAACAAATCCCGCCCCGTGCAAGGCGCCACCCCGCGTGGCGCGGTTGTCCGAGAAGTCGCAGTCCTTCAAGTCCAGCAAGATGGGCGGCCAGGGGGCGGCGATGGCCCCACCCTCCCGGTCCGCCACGTTGTCGCGGAAGTGGCAGCGGCGGATATGCAGGCCGCTCGATGCGCCGCCGAAGGTTGGCAGGAAGGCCAAGGCGCCGCTCCGGTCGGCTCTACCACCTTCGAAGATCAAGTCGAACAATGCGCGGAACGAAACCGTCGGCGCGACCTGCAGGATCGGACCCTGACCCGTCCCGACCAAGCTCGTCTCTCCCGGCATCCCCGCCAGACTGACCCCCGGCGGCAATACCAACCCCGCTGACGGAAAGCGACCCGGCCCCAGCTGGACCAAGTCTCCCGGTTGGGATATCGCCAGCGCCCCGGACAATTCCTCAGGGACAAGGACCTGCCTGATCACGCCTCCCACGGCGACCGGAGGTCCCCAGCCTTCCAGCATGTCCTCGCCCCACCTGCCCGTCAGATGCCCGCGATAAATCCCGGGCCGCTCGAAGTTCCACTCCAGAACCGTTCCGCTGCCGTCGATCTGCCCATCGCCGTCCACATCCCAGACCAGATCCTCAAACTCGCCGTAGACCTCGGCGACGAAGCGCACGCGCGCCGGCAGCGCCGCGGACAAGATCCAGGATTGAATCTCATGGATGCCGGGCGAGCAGCCGATGGGCAGCACGCCCATGTGATCCCCGCTGGGGGCATCGAGCAGGCAGGGCGTGTCCCACTGCAGGTGGAAGTCCAATTCGGGATCGCAGAAGAGGGGATTGGCCGAGATGTTGCCGTACTGGCCCAAGAAGGGAGCCAACACCCCCGTCCAATCGCCGGCTTGGCCGCCCCACATGTCGCTGCACGTCACCTCCACCTGGTCCGGAACCATGTTGCCGGTCCCCAGCAGGGGGCCGCGCAGGCCGGACACGATGCAGCGGTCCAGCGCGAGCCGGTTCAGACTGGTGCCGACCAGGGTCGTGCTCGGGTGGCCACAATCCACCAGGGTGCATTGGTTCAGGGTGATGGTGCCCATGTCATAGGGAATCCAACCGCGGCTGCCAAAGCGCTGGAGCCTTTGCATGACGCAGCGGGAGAACAGGAGGTCGGGATGATCCTGGTTCACAAGGGTGTAACAATCCCGGATATGACATGAGGCGAAGAACGCCGAACCATTCCCGTGAATGGTTGAGATGCTGTCGAAGACGCAGTCCACGGCGGCGATGCCATTGCCGTTCGTGCCACTGTTGCTTCCCACCAGGCGGCAGGCGCGCAGTTCGAGCATGGCATTCCCGGTGCTGGCGACCAGGTTGCGCAGCTCCAGGTTCTCCAGGTAGGCGGGCATTCCACTGTTGTTCAGCACCTGGGCCGAACCAGCCTGGATCAGCCGCACGTGGCCGGGTTGGGCCGCGCGCAGGGTGACGCCCTGGTCCAGCATAAGGGTTTGCGCGATGGGATAGGTCCCGGCCGCCACTTCGACCGTGTCGCCCACCAGATTGACGGCCAAGGCGGCCTGGATTGTCGGGTAGACCTGGGGCACGCGCAGCACCGTGGCCGGCAGCAGGCGGACCAGGAGCAGGACAAGCGGCAGGAGCAGGCGCATGGGCGTCTCCCGGCGACAGCGGGGGCTGCGGGACGAAGGGCAGGACCCAGGCGGGTCCTGCACCCATGCTCTGCAACTCTTATGCCGGATTATTCAGCTTTGAGATGTGAGGTAGAGGACCGTGAAAGGAAGGCTTCGTCTGGACTTCGCAACAGAGGTGGGGCTTTCCAGACGGGTGGATGGCCTCAGGCTGGCTTGGGTGCCCTGAGCTTGACGGGCTTGCAGAGGGCGTCCTTGTCCGCCGCGGCGCGCCCACAGTCCCGGCAGACGTGGGTGGGCCGGGCCACCAGGGCCATCAGCTCCTCCCTGTGCTCCTCCAGATCCTTGCGGGACCACTCACAGAGCTTCTTCAAGGCCTCCCCGCCCGCTGGACATGACACGGAGGGAGCGGCCCCGGGCCGCCCCCTCCGGTATTCCCGCACTCGACCGGATGGTCCGGGTCGCGTGCTATTTCACCAAAAGCAGTTTCTGCGTGGCCACCTCGCCCGCCCCCTCCAGCACGGCCAGATAGAGGCCGCTGGCCAGATGGGAGGCGTCGAAGCTGACGGCATGCTCGCCGGCGGCGTGCAGGCCCTCGGTCAGGAGCGCCACCTCCTGGCCGGCCAGGTTCACC includes these proteins:
- a CDS encoding T9SS type A sorting domain-containing protein; translation: MRLLLPLVLLLVRLLPATVLRVPQVYPTIQAALAVNLVGDTVEVAAGTYPIAQTLMLDQGVTLRAAQPGHVRLIQAGSAQVLNNSGMPAYLENLELRNLVASTGNAMLELRACRLVGSNSGTNGNGIAAVDCVFDSISTIHGNGSAFFASCHIRDCYTLVNQDHPDLLFSRCVMQRLQRFGSRGWIPYDMGTITLNQCTLVDCGHPSTTLVGTSLNRLALDRCIVSGLRGPLLGTGNMVPDQVEVTCSDMWGGQAGDWTGVLAPFLGQYGNISANPLFCDPELDFHLQWDTPCLLDAPSGDHMGVLPIGCSPGIHEIQSWILSAALPARVRFVAEVYGEFEDLVWDVDGDGQIDGSGTVLEWNFERPGIYRGHLTGRWGEDMLEGWGPPVAVGGVIRQVLVPEELSGALAISQPGDLVQLGPGRFPSAGLVLPPGVSLAGMPGETSLVGTGQGPILQVAPTVSFRALFDLIFEGGRADRSGALAFLPTFGGASSGLHIRRCHFRDNVADREGGAIAAPWPPILLDLKDCDFSDNRATRGGALHGAGFVLENCGFSGNQATETGGAIHVLDSLWATACAFTDNRAVRGGALALDGPATLRACRFLGNQAVALGGAVWNDPWYSTVGARYEGCLFARNQAGTDGAALFDGTGPRLRSCTLAEDSTSALGAIVSLPAWAGGERGAVERCIVAGAPGGRALACPDERLRITCTDLWGNAHGDWAGLAPWQGQDGNLAADPLFCAPRHGDFTLGVDSPCRPEQTLCGLMGALAGWCGESPVREPLARPAALGLSAAPNPFNGASLIHYTLPRPAPVRLSLFNLLGQQVALLVDETRPAGVHTLRLEPRGWASGLYLLCLEQDGAVAVLKLVLVQ
- a CDS encoding right-handed parallel beta-helix repeat-containing protein, coding for MKRLIPSALFLGLAWAGALSAATLRVPSQVPTLSSALNQAQDGDSVVVAPGVYSVSGLTLLRDITLMGEEPEALNTVLNGGGQRILTLSGRGPGTLVQGLVLRNGVGTSAGGGLLLNNCVGVRVQGCRFEQCGSTFSGGGLYAGASTRAVLRDCVFSGASSTNSTGSAIRNDGELILLGCRVTDHHHGSSAVYTTGGAILTALDCQFDGNSIPLVAIAGSGVHLFEQCRFMGNTTASTLLNLGNGMRRLVDCELADNQVQALISGRLRLEGGRLLRNQATGSLVYGDTLRLGGVLLAGNRSLSPTTSGLIAATRRLELEASTICFNESARSLLAAQSYLSLARSLLLGNRTGEVARGIWGTPPVLAVSCTGLYGNLGLKTDLDLDWSGLLEPFESVAGNWRGDPRLRDPMLEDFRPALGSPARPEHNACGVLAGALPPVDEAPAPLAWFSADPTYGVAPLSVRLRAWAGGDADAWAWDLDDDGVPEAWGQEVETVFTDFGAWPVTLSATGPQGTRQLRRAEALRVGGRLLRVPEDHATPAAALAAALPGDVVELADGDYWLPASLDMPGGVTLRAAHPRGARLRSINNYMPLVQSSYQALPSRVEGLELRRETQTYSPMVRCGEGRLELAGCRLARGAALGGSTLILEDCDLDSLSYVETDDCSTIRLTRCRLQDCERVATNSCAEEELLLEACLLVRCGNLATGSGGSNRGILRAHNCTLVDCGPAPPSTNVLVRRVQRLELDRCIVAASRVPLLGANPPTELAVARTTIHAGVLGDWVGPLAPLLEQDGNLDADPHFCDYGAGDFHLAATSPCWLDSLGQDHMGALGLGCDVGRPSILALEAVTVAGPFPLVRTLNARTLGGVATWRWDADGDGLVDGQEPTLTHSYQTPGIFRAGLQVANAAGWAEAWLPPVEVAAQVIRVPADQPTLGAAFDQATSGTLVLALPDHYLEHGLNLPAGVSLMGEGGIAVIDAQGQGRVLTLAAGAQPALLQDLELRQGSSTSGGGLLITPVDNNAAVVTIRRCRFQDNTAEQTGGAVARGGTTPLVLLDSCFFAGNEAGEGGALGGVGLRARSSSFVGNRAGTGGAWWNLDGQPVELCVFQDNEAALGGALALSGFALVRDCLFRGNRASGAGGAVWNAPWAASEGSRYEGCLFHGNRAGEDGAAILDRSSPRISFCTMAVDSTADTGGVLSLEAAIGAPAAILEHSIVAGARGGRAVSNADDRFTVACSDLWGNAHGNWDPPFAGQWGQAGNLEADPLFCAPDEGDFTLRAASPCRPGQSACGWMGALTGLCDESPLPAPALRPVALGLAAAPNPFNGASLIHYTLPRPAPVRLSLFNLLGQRVALLVDETRPAGVHTLRLEPRGWASGLYLLRLEQGGQAATLKVMLIE
- a CDS encoding PKD domain-containing protein, with translation MKRAFLCLIIVLGLVLPARLAALTRRVPQEVPTILQALTESGMGDSVLVAPGLYWESGLVLSGNVVLASQEEAGSVVLAGDGQQRLLSITQAYAAATVRGLHFRHGRAARGGAVQVVSGTLLIEDCVFTHNQADEAGGALAVAAGANPLVRTCTFAHNRAPLGSALAAAPDCQIQVEACLFTRNEDAPPLELSSPARLPLVRHSLLEGNPAGDWTGFVAIYEGILGNLSEPPRLCDSAGGDGRLAADSPCLPGNHPEGRRVGALGQGCALGEPAARFRTDAAGGAAPLAVQFMDESLGDPEAWAWDFEDDGIWDSQEQHPAHVYLRAGDWRPRLRVTRGGLSHETVAAQPLRVRFGVSLAAALLAGFAPHAVQFEAQALGQPTLYTWQFGDGDSLVTTAPQAEHLYLTQGQYQPTVRAEDGHNQAVAGLDSPITVWADTLRLTLAQPWLSAVWHLVGPGTVVLFQPGLYQGGTYYASGQVLPDGVQLIGLRNAVGARPAVTLSSPTSYLFNHPAGSREILLRDLVFQGHNGGNGPELRNCSLRVERCEFRGPTESRLGLRTLGSPRVELVDCDFIRCWQSLDADGEVLVRNCRFSLSLGDALLLTEGSSANVEDCRFTDCNRGVWSRGPNLILRRCRWQGGGQAILAEVDSLVLESLHITSAQPLSQAVLDLDALHPVHLQDVVVAGCAQSTAALRFRSPWSMRECVVAGNSFMPAVMAAHPPAEVACTIIHGNGLGDWTGQLLPWQGQAGNLALDPLICSLSHDTLRVAAPSPCLPAANPCQATIGDMALGCLSTDLQAAFSATPRDGLTPLTVQFTDQSPGEVGGRLWDFNGDGVWDSSAPNPIHVYTEEGSWTVTLTVFNWDFRDTLTRVDYIQSRLPRLRRVPEDHATLAQALAAALPGDTVDVACGIWPVAGLELPDGILLRGRTGDPACVVLDAQGAGRCLRGSALRRGVRLEGLTLTGGSALGAGTDGLGGAFFFDQQSNAVFTRCVLRGNQAHYGGAGAGSVDSLLLFRHCVFHANSADIGAAALFFTGAPPRLEHCLVTEQAGPYLLTPAPQITCSSLFGNEPGNWISGWADQLGQNGNREADPLYCDAAGGDLRLLAASPCLPPASACGAMGAWSDPCDRSHLPALQAGDFRLEEAWPNPFNPATVLAFVLTRPQTVRLAIFDLAGREVAVPASGPHAAGRHAVRFDGSRCASGLYLAVLEAEEGQAACKLLLVK